In Pyrus communis chromosome 1, drPyrComm1.1, whole genome shotgun sequence, the following are encoded in one genomic region:
- the LOC137727282 gene encoding uncharacterized protein has protein sequence MGKKKKLQVSDLLRCKAREFCGINPNGRRREVNVRGEPSIRLTLLMRRGPRSFKNPTAVTAVFSRECAAVDGCTLKVVQSGWVHVKGGSVRLMTNTDILASPHGAQLTNMLFMDRNSSIMEFFPKGWLELAGIGRYAHHWMADQSGMKHRCAWWYPYAEKECAEPNKQLECFLFYKDGRVGHNETNFAELARTVLKQVRTSKLEPRHREFAERFKRLPM, from the exons atggggaagaagaagaagcttcaAGTGTCCGACTTGTTGAGATGTAAAGCAAGAGAGTTTTGTGGAATAAACCCTAATGGCAGACGCAGAGAGGTCAATGTGAGAGGGGAGCCAAGCATTAGGTTGACGTTGCTAATGAGGAGAGGACCAAGATCGTTCAAGAATCCGACGGCTGTAACTGCTGTGTTCTCAAGGGAGTGCGCGGCGGTGGATGGGTGCACGTTAAAGGTGGTTCAGTCTGGATGGGTGCACGTTAAAGGTGGTTCA GTTAGACTAATGACAAACACAGACATCCTTGCATCCCCACATGGAGCCCAGCTAACAAACATGCTATTCATGGATAGAAACAGTAGCATAATGGAGTTTTTTCCCAAAGGATGGCTGGAGCTTGCAGGGATAGGTCGGTATGCTCATCACTGGATGGCCGATCAATCCGGTATGAAGCACCGGTGTGCTTGGTGGTATCCCTATGCCGAAAAAGAATGCGCGGAACCTAACAAACAACTCGAATGCTTTTTGTTTTACAAAGACGGCCGAGTCGGTCACAATGAAACCAACTTTGCAGAGTTGGCACGAACTGTCCTCAAACAAGTAAGAACAAGCAAGTTAGAACCAAGACATCGAGAGTTCGCAGAGAGATTCAAACGTTTGCCAATGTAG
- the LOC137710745 gene encoding bet1-like protein At4g14600, which translates to MAGYGNAAPYRSREGLNPRPAANMDEIQLRIDPMHADLDEDINGLHNQVRRLKNVAQVIGTEAKFQNEFLDQLHMTLLKGQAGLKNNVRRLNRSIIRSGSNHVVHVVAFGLLCFFVVYFWSKLFR; encoded by the exons ATGGCAGGCTATGGAAATGCGGCTCCATATAGATCAAG GGAGGGTCTTAACCCAAGACCAGCGGCTAACATGGATGAAATCCAGTTGAGGATTGATCCGATGCATGCTGACTTGGATGAAGATATCAACGGCCTCCACAACCAAGTGAGAAGATTGAAAAAT GTAGCTCAAGTTATAGGTACGGAAGCAAAATTCCAGAATGAATTTCTGGATCAGCTG CATATGACGCTGTTGAAAGGTCAAGCAGGGTTGAAGAACAATGTCAGGAGATTGAACAGAAGCATCATCCGGAGTGGATCAAACCATGTCGTCCACGTGGTGGCTTTTGGACTACTTTGTTTCTTCGTGGTATACTTTTGGTCCAAACTGTTCAGATGA